The Chitinophaga pinensis DSM 2588 region GTAGTGTGGTAGTGCGTAGTGTATTAGTGTTAATGTTAGTGTGGGTACAGGCACAAGTATTTTCGGTTATAGGACCAGGTGATAGTTATGGCAGTGTTTACGCTTACGTTACGTTTAGTTTCAGTTGAATGTCTACGAACAGGCCGGATGGCGCAGGTAATGCGCGATAGTTGATGTAATAAGCTTATGTACCTATGAAGAGTCCTTTAGTCCTTGCTATGGTATCATGTTTTTCCGCCTTGCAGTTACATGCACAGGATTCGTTGGAAAATACATTTAATAAATACGGATTTAGCTGTGAGATCGCATCTGATGGGTTTACGACCAGCTATATTTTCAAAAGACAATGGAGAGACAGGGATGAGATCATTCATCTCTATCAGACTACACATACGGAAGGTCAGTACAAGGCTTTCGTTGAATTTGCCCTGCCGCAGGTGCAGATCAGTTTTCATAAGGTAGAAGAAGTGCTTAGCGATATAACAAAAGTTTCGTCCTTTATGCATCACACGATTCAGAGCAATTGTCTGCGTCAGATGCTTGACGAGAATACACATCTGAATATGAAAAACTACATGCTGGCAGTGAATACGGATGAAGAGAAAATGCACTTCATCAATTACCTGCACCAGTTTTATGAAGTTTGCGCAAGACCTTTTTTCCATGAATATACCAACATTGAACAGGTAGACTGTCACCTGTCTGATCTTACCGATAAAGAAGCGGACTATTTCATTTATGGAGAAGGTAATACCTCCATCCACAGAAGACTGATTATCAAGGCACTTGCCGGCAATCCCAGTACGCTGCCTTATTATCAGTACCTTGAATCTGCTTTATGTGCCAGAAAAGATAAGTCGCTGACATACAATAATATGTATAATTTGCTGCTGAAAATTGGAGAAAAACTGGCCATTAAACCCGAGCAGGCACAGTAAACTGAGGTCTTCCCCTTAAAAAAAATATAAGAAAATAATGGTTTATAGTGACTTATGGAGCCTGATCAGGTCGGGATGGTCGTCGTTGTCCTGAATGCCCTTATTTCCCTAAAAATGGCTTAGACATGCTTCATACACGGCGTATATACGACGCATCTACGGGACATCTCCGAAGTATCCATTACAAAAATGATTCGCCTATAGCCAAATTACCACCCTGATGGAGGGTCAATTCCCCTGTAATGATCACCCCATTCTCCGCCAAATATCAGCCCAATTAGTATCTCTCCGTTACACAGGGCCCGAATGGCCGATTATACCGTCACTACGCCGTTATTATGCCCTTATCTGTCCGTTCCTGAACGAAGAAATATGGACGTAATAACGGTATAATAAGGGTATACAACGAAGAACAAGTCAACAACTTCCACAAAACCAATCACTTGAATTTCACTTCCTTCCACCCCCCGATTAATCCACCAACAGGCGCTTTCAGCGGAGGTTTCAGATGACCAGACGAACCTTAGCCCGTCCCCTGGACCCAGCTAAAGCCCAATCAAAGCCCCAACCCGAATCCCCAACCCAAAGCTACATCCATATACTTAACGGGCGTCAGTTCGTTCGGGTTATCTGACACCACAGCAAAGCCGCCCGACCCATTTCCAAACCCAAAACTAAAGCTACATCTACATACTCAACAGGCGTCAGTCCGCAGCAACATTTAAAACCACGGCAAAGCCGCCCGACACACACGCCAAAAAGAAAAGCCGGCCAGAAAAACACGGCCGGCCAGCAAAAATATATACCTGTCTATTAATGCATCATTACACCCTCTAATTCTTCCAAGGTCTTCCCTTTCGTTTCCCGCACATTCCGCCATATAAACACAAACCCCGCTAAACACACCGCCGCATAAATATAAAATGTCCCATCCTTCAGCTTATCAAACAACATCGGGAAAGTAAACACCAACACAAAGTACGCCGCCCACAAACATAACACCGCAAACGAAGTCGCTGCACTCCTGATCTTATTCGGAAAGATCTCCGCAATCAACACCCAGGTCACCGGCGCCAGGGACATCGCATAAGTACCAATAGCCGCCAGCAAATACCAGGACACATGCTCAGATCCCGCCGACAACATCCGCACAACAACAATATACAACACCGTCAAACCTCCGGCGCCAATTAACATCAGCGGCTTCCGGCCCAGTTTATCTACCAGCAACATTGCCAGAATTGTAAAGACCAGATTAACGCCTCCGATAAAGACTGTCTGTAAAAGCTGTCCATCCTGCGACACCCCAATGCTTTTAAAGATCCTCGGCGTATAGTTAAACACCACGTTGATACCACAAAATTGCTGGAAGATCGCCAGTATAATACCGACCACCACCGCCGGCAATACTGCCTTCCGGAAGATATGTCCATAGCTCACCCGCTCATTACCCGTCATAGAATTTTGAATAACAGACAAAGATTCCGCTGCAAAGTCATCGCCACCAATACGGTGCAATACAATCCGCGCTTCTGCTGAACGTCCGGATTTTACCAGCCAACGCGGACTCTCCGGTAACCATAAAGCGCCCAGAAAGAAGAGCAGGGAAGGTAAGAGGCCAAGACCAAACATCCACCGCCATGCATCATCACCATGATTGCGCAGCCCATAATTGATGATGTTAGTCACCAGGATACCGGTAACGATCGTCAGCTGATTAATCGCAACCATGCGTCCGCGGAGATGTGCCGGTGCTACTTCAGCAATGTACATCGGCGACAGCATAGATGCCATGCCAACGCCAATACCTGCTACGAAACGGAAAGCAATAAAGATATTCCTGTCAGGCGCAATCGCCATTGCCAGAGAAGAGATACCAAAGATGGCAGAAGCCACTAAAAGGCCCTTTTTACGGCCGTATTTGTCCGCCATTGTGCCGGCAATGATACAGCCGACGATCGCCCCTAAGGCCAGACTACCCGTCGCAAATCCTTCCCAATAGGCATCCAGACCAAACTGTTGCTGCAGAAAAGGCAAAGCTCCCGCGATCACAGCGAAGTCAAAGCCAAATAAATAGCCTCCCAGGGCAGAAATAAAGGAAATACCCAGTACGTAGGAGCTGTTGAATGATGATTGTTTCATAACGGAATATCGCTGTGGTAAATTAAAGTAAAGAAATTATTGCACATCAAAAACGAAGACCGTTTTCCGCCGGTAAGTTTCTCCGGGGCGGAGGATCGTTTCGGGAAACTGCGCATGATTCGGACTGTCAGGAAATGCCTGCGTCTCAAGTGCTACAGCGCCATGTTTGAGATAAGGTACGCCCTGTGCGCCAGTGATACTACCGTCCCAATAGTTTGCACTGTAAAGCTGTATACCGGGTTGGTCGGTGAATACACGGAGTACGCGACCACTTTCCGGATCTTCCAGTTCTGCGGCAGGAATGTTCTCCGTATTATAGGGGCGTAGCACATAGTTATGATCAAAACCCATGTCCGCCGGGAGTTGGTCAATACACTGACCTACCGGACGGGCATTCGTGAAATCAAGCGCTGTTCCTGCTACGGGAAGCAGTTGACCGGTAGGGGTGTTGCTGCTGTTTTTTTCCGTGTAATTGTCTGAATTGATACGAAGCTGGTGATTTGTTACGAGCGGATTATCAAAACCAGTCAGGTTGAAGTAAGAGTGGTTTGTCAGACTTACCGGCGTTGCTTTATCAGTGCTGGCAGTATATGTGATGGTCAGACGGTTATGCCGGTCGAGTATATAGCGGACCTGGACACGGAGTGTTCCAGGATAACCTTCTTCTCCGTCAGGACTTGTATAAGCCAGGGTGATGCTGGCCTGTTCTTCGCTCTCACTGCATTGTATCACCTGCCAGACTTTCCTGTGAAATCCGTCAAAACCACCATGCAGATGGTTGTTGTCATTGTTGACTGGTAACTGGTAGTTGACACCGTTAATGGATAGTTTACCGCCGGCTATCCTGTTGGCATAACGACCAACAGTAGCACCAAAGTAAGCCGGGTTCTGCCAGTAGGCTTGCAGATTAGTATAACCTGCTACGATGTTTTTACGGACACCCGCTTTGTCGGGGGCGTAGATTGCAGTGATAGTAGCGCCCAGGTTAATGAGTTCTATACGGATGGCTGCATTCTCCAGCGTAATCTGTTCA contains the following coding sequences:
- a CDS encoding sugar porter family MFS transporter, whose protein sequence is MKQSSFNSSYVLGISFISALGGYLFGFDFAVIAGALPFLQQQFGLDAYWEGFATGSLALGAIVGCIIAGTMADKYGRKKGLLVASAIFGISSLAMAIAPDRNIFIAFRFVAGIGVGMASMLSPMYIAEVAPAHLRGRMVAINQLTIVTGILVTNIINYGLRNHGDDAWRWMFGLGLLPSLLFFLGALWLPESPRWLVKSGRSAEARIVLHRIGGDDFAAESLSVIQNSMTGNERVSYGHIFRKAVLPAVVVGIILAIFQQFCGINVVFNYTPRIFKSIGVSQDGQLLQTVFIGGVNLVFTILAMLLVDKLGRKPLMLIGAGGLTVLYIVVVRMLSAGSEHVSWYLLAAIGTYAMSLAPVTWVLIAEIFPNKIRSAATSFAVLCLWAAYFVLVFTFPMLFDKLKDGTFYIYAAVCLAGFVFIWRNVRETKGKTLEELEGVMMH
- a CDS encoding aldose epimerase family protein — its product is MLNIQHQALSATRVIYGETGGEPLEQITLENAAIRIELINLGATITAIYAPDKAGVRKNIVAGYTNLQAYWQNPAYFGATVGRYANRIAGGKLSINGVNYQLPVNNDNNHLHGGFDGFHRKVWQVIQCSESEEQASITLAYTSPDGEEGYPGTLRVQVRYILDRHNRLTITYTASTDKATPVSLTNHSYFNLTGFDNPLVTNHQLRINSDNYTEKNSSNTPTGQLLPVAGTALDFTNARPVGQCIDQLPADMGFDHNYVLRPYNTENIPAAELEDPESGRVLRVFTDQPGIQLYSANYWDGSITGAQGVPYLKHGAVALETQAFPDSPNHAQFPETILRPGETYRRKTVFVFDVQ